The Flavivirga eckloniae genomic interval GAAAACAGTTGGAATTATCTCGGTAGATCCTTCAAAACGAAAAACAGGCGGGGCGTTATTAGGCGATAGAATTCGTATGAATGCTATTAACTCTCCTCGAGTATATATGCGTAGTTTAGCAACACGTCAATCTAACTTGGCGCTCTCTAAATATGTAAACGAAGCGGTTGAAGTTTTAAAAGCAGCTGAATACGATTTAATAATTTTGGAAACCTCTGGTATCGGGCAGTCTGATACGGAAATTATAGAGCATTCCGATGTATCGTTATATGTTATGACGCCAGAGTTTGGAGCCGCCACGCAGTTGGAAAAAATCGATATGCTTGATTTTGCAGACTTGGTCGCTATTAATAAGTTTGATAAACGCGGCGCTTTAGATGCTTTACGCGATGTTAAAAAACAGTACATGCGTAATAACAATCTTTGGGAAGTACCGCAAGAAGAGTTACCGGTTTTCGGAACGATAGCGTCTCAATTTAACGACCCGGGAATGAATACGCTTTATAAAGCGGTAATAGATTTGTTGGTTGAAAAGGCTGATGCAGATTTAAAATCTACATTTACGATTTCGGGCGCTATGAGCGAAAAGATTTTTGTAATTCCGCCAGCAAGAACCCGTTACCTTTCTGAAATAGCTGAAACAAATCGAGCTTACGATCAAAAGGCTAACACTCAAGTTGAAGTGGCTCAGAAACTTTATGGTATATATAAAACGATTTGTTCGGTTGCGAATGTCACTTCAGGCACTTCGACTGAAAGGTCTTTAATTAAAAAATCTGGTTTAGATCAAGAAGAGGTTCTTCGCTTTGCCCAGAACGACAATGACAAAAACTTTTTAGAGCTATTATTGAAAGAGTTTGATAGAGTAAAACTAGATTTAGATCCATATAATTGGGAAGTTATTGTAGGTTGGGACGAAAAAGTAGATAAATACAAAAATCCAATATATTCATTTAAGGTTCGAGATAAGGAAATTAATATTAAAACACATACAGAATCCTTATCGCATACTCAAATTCCGAAAGTAGCATTGCCTAAATATCAGGCATGGGGCGATATTTTACGTTGGTGTTTACAGGAAAATGTTCCAGGGGAATTTCCTTATGCTTCCGGTTTATATCCATTTAAAAGGACAGGAGAAGATCCTGCACGAATGTTTGCAGGAGAAGGCGGTCCAGAACGAACTAACCGTCGTTTTCATTATGTGAGTATGGGGTTACCGGCAAAACGTTTATCAACTGCTTTCGATAGTGTGACGCTTTATGGTAACGATCCGGACCCTCGACCAGATATTTACGGAAAAATAGGTAATGCGGGTGTTTCGGTGTGTTGTTTAGACGATGCTAAAAAGCTTTATTCTGGGTTTAATTTAGCAGATGTATTGACTTCTGTGAGTATGACAATTAATGGTCCGGCACCTATGTTGTTAGGCTTTTTTATGAATGCAGCTATAGACCAGCAGTGCGAACTTTATATTAAAGAAAAAGGATTAGAAAAAGAAGTTGAAGCCAAGATTGCTAAAATTTACAAAGGAAAGGAACGTCCAAAATATAATGGGGAATTACCAGAGGGTAATAATGGCTTAGGGCTTATGTTGCTTGGTGTTACTGGAGATCGGGTTTTACCATTAGACGTTTATAACGATATTAAAACAAAAACGATTGCTCAGGTTAGAGGTACAGTGCAAGCAGATATTTTAAAGGAAGATCAGGCTCAAAACACTTGTATTTTCTCTACCGAATTTGCTTTGAGGTTAATGGGCGACGTTCAGGAATATTTTATTGAAAATAATGTTCGTAATTTTTATTCCGTGTCTATTTCTGGGTACCATATTGCAGAAGCAGGAGCTAACCCCATTACACAGTTGGCCTTAACACTTTCCAATGGGTTTACTTATGTAGAGTATTATTTAAGTAGGGGGATGGATATTAATAAGTTCGGACCAAACTTATCGTTCTTTTTCTCTAATGGCATCGATCCGGAATATGCAGTGATAGGTCGTGTAGCCCGAAAAATTTGGGCTAAGGCCATGAAACACAAATATGGAGCAAATGCCAGAGCGCAAATGCTTAAATATCATATTCAGACTTCCGGGCGTAGTTTGCATGCTCAGGAAATAGACTTTAACGACATTCGTACCACACTACAAGCATTATATGCTATTTATGATAATTGTAACTCATTGCATACTAATGCTTATGACGAAGCTATTACAACACCAACAGAAGAGTCGGTGCGTAGAGCCATGGCTATTCAGCTTATAATAAATAAAGAATTAGGATTAGCGAAGAATGAAAATCCTATTCAAGGGTCGTTTATTATTGAAGAGCTTACCGATTTGGTAGAAGAAGCTGTGTTACTGGAATTCGATAGAATTACAGAGCGTGGCGGTGTTCTTGGAGCAATGGAAACGATGTACCAACGTAGTAAAATCCAAGAAGAAAGTTTGTACTATGAAACCTTAAAACACAACGGTGATTTTCCAATAGTGGGAGTAAATACCTTTTTGAGTTCTAAAGGGTCACCGACGGTACTACCAAAGGAGGTTATTCGAGCTACCGAAGAGGAGAAACAATTTCAAATAAAAATCTTAGAAAATCTTCATAAGGCAAATGACACAACAGCTTTATTGAAAGAACTGCAAACTAAAGCGGTTCACAACGAGAATATTTTTGAGGTTTTAATGGAAGTATGTAAAGTATGTTCTTTAGGAGAAATAACAAATGCGTTATTTGAAGTAGGCGGTCAGTATCGCCGAAATATGTAAGCAGAGAACCACTTTTTGCCTTAGCAAAAAGTGTGTGAATCGCTTATCCTGAGCGAAGCCGAAGGATCTAATTAACAAAATCTAAAAGTTAACCACCACTTTTAGCCTTAGCAAAAAGTGAGTGAATCGCTTATCCCGAAGTCGAGGGATCTCATTAATAGAATCTATAAATTAGACACCACTTTTTTACTTTTTAGACATCTTCAAATTGGTTTCGATTATATCATTCCCTATATCTTTTAAAATAAGGCGAGTAGCAACGCAACTTTTTTTGGTATTTAGCATCTAAAGGATATATTCTTAAAATCTATGAAATGAGAAATGTACTAGTACTTTTTCTTCTAATATTGTCAATAGGTTGCTCATCTGACGATGGGAAGCCAAAAGAAGAAAACTCAAAGTTATTAGGTAAATGGAAATTGATAGAAGAGTTGTTAGATCCAGGGGATGGAAGTGGTACGTTTACACCAGTAACTAGCGATAGGGTTATTGAGTTTTTTAATGATGGTACGGTAACGGTAAATGGAATATTGTGTTATATGAGCTCAGATGTTGGAATCTCAAGTTCTGGTACTTATTCTGAGGTTATAGGAAATGAATTTAGGGACGGAGAAATTGTGTTTAAAGGCTGTTTATCTAGTAACAGTGAAGCAGAAACAAAAATCCTCTTTAAGTTAGAAGATGGAAATTTAATACTTTGGTATTTCTGCATTGAACCCTGCGGACAAAAATTTAAGAAGTTAACCGATTAAAGGGTTAGCATCCACGAGCGTTGCAATTTTTTAAACTTTTTTAATTCACTTCGTAAAATAGGCAAAAAGTCTTTGCCATTACTGTTTGAACGTTCTAACCGATATGAATTCTTATAAAGCAAATTCGTTAGACGTTTAAGTGAAGCAATATGTTTATATTTCTTTTCAGACCCACGCTCTAATTCTGCATTTAAAATTTCCGGAGCTAATGATACGGATTGTTGTACAATATCACCCGAAAAATAGATATTAGTATCTTCAGTACCATCACTTTTTAAAACAGATAGATCGTGATTAAGGTATGTAGAAATGCTTTGAGAAAGCCTGATAATCTCAACAGCTTTTTTATATATCGGTAATTCCGATAGGTTTAATGGGATATTCGTAGACATATTTCTTTTTTCTTAGCATTTTTATCAAAATTAATGACAAGAAATTATATACAACTTTAGATTTTAAAGTAAAATCGTATATTTGCTTTAAATTTTAATTTTTTATAGTTAAATTTCGTTAAATGGATATTGATGGTCTTAATTGGAAGATTTTAAGATGTTTACAAGAAAATGCGCGACTCTCTAATGCCGAAATTGGGAGACGTGTTGGTGTTAGTTCTCCAGCTGTTTCTGAACGTATAAAAAAGATGGAAGACTTAGGTGTTATAGAAGGTTATAAAGCCATAATCTCTCCATTTGAAGTAGGTTATCAACTTAAAGCTATAATTACGCTACGCGCTTTTATGGGGAAGTTAAAACCGTTTTTAGATAAGGTGAAAACTTACGATGAAGTTGTAAACTGTTACCGTATTACCGGTAATGAAAATATTGTTATGGAAGTGGTTCTTAGAAATCAAAAACACTTGGAATCGTTTATTGATGAGCTTATAGTTTATGGCGAGAGTAAAACACAAATAGTTCTATCTCAGGTTGTAAAAAATGGATCTGTAGTAAAACGGGATTAAAATTAATATAAAAAATTAATGTTAAAAGTATAGGATGATGTAGTCTGTATCCCCAGTTTTTTTATTTTAGAATAAAGTAAAACTTTATGAGTAGGTTTTTTGTTCTTATTTTCATCTCCAGTTTTGGCTATGT includes:
- a CDS encoding Lrp/AsnC family transcriptional regulator is translated as MDIDGLNWKILRCLQENARLSNAEIGRRVGVSSPAVSERIKKMEDLGVIEGYKAIISPFEVGYQLKAIITLRAFMGKLKPFLDKVKTYDEVVNCYRITGNENIVMEVVLRNQKHLESFIDELIVYGESKTQIVLSQVVKNGSVVKRD
- a CDS encoding methylmalonyl-CoA mutase family protein, with product MKQQEAYKPKHKVRIVTAASLFDGHDASINIMRRIIQATGVEVIHLGHDRSVEEVVNTAIQEDVNAICLTSYQGGHNEYFKYMYDLLKEKGAGHIKIFGGGGGVILPSEIKDLMDHGITRIYSPDDGREMGLQGMINDLVEQSDFAIGDALNGEADSLTKKQPKSIARIISSAENFPEVAKDVLNKIHEKNKTSKAPVLGITGTGGAGKSSLVDELVRRFLSDFPEKTVGIISVDPSKRKTGGALLGDRIRMNAINSPRVYMRSLATRQSNLALSKYVNEAVEVLKAAEYDLIILETSGIGQSDTEIIEHSDVSLYVMTPEFGAATQLEKIDMLDFADLVAINKFDKRGALDALRDVKKQYMRNNNLWEVPQEELPVFGTIASQFNDPGMNTLYKAVIDLLVEKADADLKSTFTISGAMSEKIFVIPPARTRYLSEIAETNRAYDQKANTQVEVAQKLYGIYKTICSVANVTSGTSTERSLIKKSGLDQEEVLRFAQNDNDKNFLELLLKEFDRVKLDLDPYNWEVIVGWDEKVDKYKNPIYSFKVRDKEINIKTHTESLSHTQIPKVALPKYQAWGDILRWCLQENVPGEFPYASGLYPFKRTGEDPARMFAGEGGPERTNRRFHYVSMGLPAKRLSTAFDSVTLYGNDPDPRPDIYGKIGNAGVSVCCLDDAKKLYSGFNLADVLTSVSMTINGPAPMLLGFFMNAAIDQQCELYIKEKGLEKEVEAKIAKIYKGKERPKYNGELPEGNNGLGLMLLGVTGDRVLPLDVYNDIKTKTIAQVRGTVQADILKEDQAQNTCIFSTEFALRLMGDVQEYFIENNVRNFYSVSISGYHIAEAGANPITQLALTLSNGFTYVEYYLSRGMDINKFGPNLSFFFSNGIDPEYAVIGRVARKIWAKAMKHKYGANARAQMLKYHIQTSGRSLHAQEIDFNDIRTTLQALYAIYDNCNSLHTNAYDEAITTPTEESVRRAMAIQLIINKELGLAKNENPIQGSFIIEELTDLVEEAVLLEFDRITERGGVLGAMETMYQRSKIQEESLYYETLKHNGDFPIVGVNTFLSSKGSPTVLPKEVIRATEEEKQFQIKILENLHKANDTTALLKELQTKAVHNENIFEVLMEVCKVCSLGEITNALFEVGGQYRRNM
- a CDS encoding MBL fold metallo-hydrolase, encoding MRNVLVLFLLILSIGCSSDDGKPKEENSKLLGKWKLIEELLDPGDGSGTFTPVTSDRVIEFFNDGTVTVNGILCYMSSDVGISSSGTYSEVIGNEFRDGEIVFKGCLSSNSEAETKILFKLEDGNLILWYFCIEPCGQKFKKLTD